Below is a genomic region from Nitrospira sp..
ACGCTGGCACCGCCACCGGCCGGGAGCATCGCCGTATCGCCACCGGGAATTTCAATGAATTTCACGGATCCTTTGATCTTGCTGTCGACGGCCATCACGTCCATCTCGTCCTTGGAATAGGCGCGGCCGAACTCGGCGGCAAACTGAAAATTCCAGTCCGGATGCCTGAACTTGGCGTCACCGTCGAGCAAGGTGACTGCATCGAGGGCGACCAGTTCGCCGTCGCTCTCCCGCACGACCACGGGATTGACTTCAAGATACTGCGCGTCTTCGTTGTCGAAGCAGGTGAACATTTTTCCGGCAAAGTCCGCCATTTTCTTCGTCAAGGAGCCGGAGAATCCCGCATCCTTAGCCAACTTCTCCAACGCTTCGGAGGTCGGCTGCTGTCCCACATCCAAAGTCAACCGCTTGACCCTGTCCCAATTTGACTCCACTTCGATACCACCGCAATTGGCGACGAGAATCTCGCTGCCTTCGCGGGTCGACTTGACCGCGCAGTAGTACTCCTCCTTGTGCGGAATCATCTCGGAGACGATGACTTGAGTCACGGTGATGCTGCCGACCTGACGGCCGATCATCTCCTTCGTCGCGGCCACCGCCTCATTCACATCGAGGCCGACCTTGACCAGACCGAGCTTGAACCGGGATCCCAGGGCTTCGTGAGCCTTGGCGACCAGCTTGCTTTTCTTCATCCATTCATTGGCTTGTCCCAGCTTGGCAAGTTCATCAGCAGAGGTGACGACGACGTACTGCGGAACGGCGATTCCCCATTTCTTCATCAGTCCCATACCGGGACCTTCGAGCACTTTGGCCATGACGGGTCTCCTTCGTGACGCGAGTGGCAAGCGGTAACAAGGGAGCCGGATTGTAACGAAATAGCGGAGATGACTCAATACACCAGAGGGACTAATTCACGGGGGATCAAAAGGCCTAGCCCATGGGACAAGCCGTGCGAGATTGCCGCAAGTTACCGATTTCTAATGGTGTTTCCTTGAGATCTGCGGTGTATTCAGGCTTGCCCCCCCGCCTGTCGTCGCCGCCGCTGACAACCGGGGCAGATGAACGAGCTTCGCTCGCTCTGGAGCCGCCTAATGGTCGCTCCGCACCGGTTGGGACAAGGCTCACCCTCTTTCCCATAGACCAAGTGATGATCCTTGTAGCGCCCTTCCGTCCCGTCGGGAGCGAAGAAATCGCGTACGCTCGATCCGCCGCAGTCGATCGCCTGCCTAAGCACCTGTTGGGTGATCCGGAACAGCCGGTCGATTCTGTCCGGATGCAGACGATTGGCGAGACAGTTCGGGTGCAAGCCGGCGCGGAAGAGGATCTCGTTCGCGTAAATATTGCCGATTCCGGCCACCATCTGTTGATGCATCAACAGGGGTTTCAATCTGCCTCGCCGACGGGTTAGGAGGCCGGCGAACTCCTCGCGCGAGATCGTCAATGGATCGCAGCCGAAGCGGCGGGAGATGTACCGGTCAAGTCCGGACGCATCAAGGAGGGACAGGCGGCCGAATCGGCGTGGGTTCCAATAGCGAAGCATCCGCTCGGAGCCTTCTACGAAGGTCAACTCCACGTGAACATGGCGAGGATGTCTGATCGGAACCGCGTCGAACAGCAGGAGGCCGGACATGCCGAGTTCCGCTACTACGTATCGCACCTCGACACTTTTCTGAAACCCCAGCGCGACACTTTTGCCATATCGGTCGACGGAGATCAGTCGGGTCTCGCGATACCAGGACAGGGTGCCCACCCCTTCCCTGACGATGTCCCGGCGACCGAGGACCACATCGACCAGCCTCGCGCCGGCTAAACGAGACCGGATCTGTCTGGCAACGACCTCCGCTTCAGGCAGTTCGGGCATGAACAAGCTACTCCGTCTCGTCAAGGACCGGCTTGAACAGTGTGGTCTGCGGAGAGACGCGAGCGGTTCTCGGCCTGGCTGGTATCAAGCCCTCAGACCGGACGCATCGGCCGTTCTTCGAGATTCGCGAAGCTGTTGCACCGCCTCAATGACCCAGCGCAAGTTCGGTAAGGGGACAGCGCCAGGCCGCTGCTTCAGAAGCAGGCTCAGGGCATCGGGATAGGCCATGTTTTCCACACAGCAGAGATAGGCCAGTACGACCGAGACGGAACGTCCCATGCCCGCGCGGCAGCAGACCAGGACGCTGTTTTCAGGCAGGTGCGCTTCAATCCAGGCTACGGCGTGATCCAACGAGGAAACGCCCGCTTCTCCGTATTCCTTCAATGGAATGCTGTTGTACGCAACACCTGCCGGTGGTGCAATCGACAGCTCGGCCGCCACCATCAGCAATGCGCCGATGCCGGCGGGTGGACTCTCGGCATCGAAAAGATTGCCGACGGCCAACTTGTCGGTGATCTGATACATCGCAATCAACTATAGAATCGATGCGGCTCTTGATCAAGTCCGAATCTGTGCCGCGGTTGCAGTCATTTCGGTCAGAACGCTATACTCGGCAAGGTCGAAGGAGAACCGGTCCGATGCCCAATCTCTCCGTTGCGGACGTTGAATCCAGGCTGTCCACCGTGCAGTGTGCCATCTGCAAGGGGTCCAGCTTCGGTATCGACCAGCGATTCATGCAGTCCGACGGTGAATGGCGCGGGGTGTGCAAAAA
It encodes:
- a CDS encoding ATP citrate lyase citrate-binding domain-containing protein, with translation MAKVLEGPGMGLMKKWGIAVPQYVVVTSADELAKLGQANEWMKKSKLVAKAHEALGSRFKLGLVKVGLDVNEAVAATKEMIGRQVGSITVTQVIVSEMIPHKEEYYCAVKSTREGSEILVANCGGIEVESNWDRVKRLTLDVGQQPTSEALEKLAKDAGFSGSLTKKMADFAGKMFTCFDNEDAQYLEVNPVVVRESDGELVALDAVTLLDGDAKFRHPDWNFQFAAEFGRAYSKDEMDVMAVDSKIKGSVKFIEIPGGDTAMLPAGGGASVYYSDAVVARGGKLANYAEYSGDPPDWAVEVLTEKICSLPHIKNIIVGGAIANFTDVKKTFGGIINGFRKAKSDGKLKSVKIWVRRGGPREKEGLDAMRALRDEGFDIHVFDRNTPLTDIVDKALQK
- the mutM gene encoding bifunctional DNA-formamidopyrimidine glycosylase/DNA-(apurinic or apyrimidinic site) lyase; the protein is MPELPEAEVVARQIRSRLAGARLVDVVLGRRDIVREGVGTLSWYRETRLISVDRYGKSVALGFQKSVEVRYVVAELGMSGLLLFDAVPIRHPRHVHVELTFVEGSERMLRYWNPRRFGRLSLLDASGLDRYISRRFGCDPLTISREEFAGLLTRRRGRLKPLLMHQQMVAGIGNIYANEILFRAGLHPNCLANRLHPDRIDRLFRITQQVLRQAIDCGGSSVRDFFAPDGTEGRYKDHHLVYGKEGEPCPNRCGATIRRLQSERSSFICPGCQRRRRQAGGQA
- a CDS encoding dual specificity protein phosphatase; its protein translation is MYQITDKLAVGNLFDAESPPAGIGALLMVAAELSIAPPAGVAYNSIPLKEYGEAGVSSLDHAVAWIEAHLPENSVLVCCRAGMGRSVSVVLAYLCCVENMAYPDALSLLLKQRPGAVPLPNLRWVIEAVQQLRESRRTADASGLRA